Proteins encoded in a region of the Mucispirillum schaedleri ASF457 genome:
- a CDS encoding nitroreductase family protein, with the protein MPFFHLDKEKCKKDGICSAVCVTGIIKNDDNHSPYINEKNAYKCISCGLCVAFCPHEACYVENLDPAQFSKVNKDTLASSEQLDTFIKTRRSVRIFRKNAVDDETLNKIMDNVRYAPSAKNTHNNRWIITKSREETVKLGDLVVKYMQEHILEMPEEHALHYKLLCRAYQSGKDVIMRDAPHIIVAVLPDKYEWKAEDGSTALAYFELSTHAHNIGCVWAGYFTSVARVYKPLRDALGIKDDEYIAGAQLFGNPVYKTRQITSRKPNNISYI; encoded by the coding sequence ATGCCATTTTTTCACCTTGATAAAGAGAAATGCAAAAAAGATGGAATATGTTCAGCAGTATGTGTAACAGGAATTATTAAAAATGATGATAATCATTCCCCATATATTAATGAAAAAAATGCTTATAAATGTATTTCCTGCGGTCTGTGCGTAGCTTTCTGCCCACATGAAGCATGTTATGTAGAAAATTTAGACCCTGCACAATTCAGTAAAGTAAATAAAGATACACTTGCTTCATCTGAACAGCTGGATACTTTTATAAAAACAAGAAGAAGTGTGCGTATTTTTAGAAAAAATGCTGTAGATGATGAAACACTTAATAAAATTATGGATAATGTAAGATATGCTCCTTCTGCAAAAAATACACATAATAACAGGTGGATTATTACTAAATCAAGAGAAGAAACTGTTAAACTTGGTGATTTAGTTGTTAAATATATGCAGGAACATATATTAGAAATGCCAGAAGAACATGCACTGCATTATAAACTTTTATGCAGAGCATATCAAAGTGGAAAAGATGTTATTATGAGAGATGCACCGCATATTATTGTTGCAGTTCTTCCAGATAAATATGAATGGAAAGCTGAAGATGGCAGCACAGCACTTGCATATTTTGAGCTTTCTACCCATGCTCACAATATTGGCTGTGTCTGGGCTGGTTATTTTACAAGTGTTGCAAGAGTATATAAACCATTAAGAGATGCTTTAGGTATTAAAGATGATGAATATATTGCTGGTGCACAGCTTTTTGGTAACCCTGTATATAAAACACGCCAGATAACATCAAGAAAACCTAATAATATTAGTTATATATAA
- a CDS encoding AAA family ATPase, whose amino-acid sequence MNLADAMRPHSFDDIVGQEHLTSPDVLLISLIESASFDSIMFVGPPGTGKTSMAEVTGKQMDCPVYKIHAAVSGAADLKKLAEQAVYEKNIIVFIDEIHRYNKSQQDILLKLIDDRKIKLIGASAENPYFNLVPALRSRSIMFKFKAVSDEAFERLFIKACKHIKSMQNVSEIVENGALKHIISLAQGDCRRFLNLLEISALTGNRQDNTLYLSTKEMENIMPVNQFSDDEFYDILSAMIKSIRGSDPDAALLWCFKLIKNGAAPEAVFRRLMISASEDVGNAFPDGQIFVSACYNSFMNVGVPEGYIILAHAVTFLASCPKSNRSYNGYHQVMDYLKDHDPVVPENIRQKPKGYKYPFDYGNFIKQRYISDNLLFYKPSNFGFEQKIKERLHNLWNNFKDYE is encoded by the coding sequence ATGAATTTAGCTGATGCAATGCGTCCGCATTCATTTGATGATATAGTTGGTCAGGAGCATTTAACAAGTCCTGATGTATTATTAATATCGTTAATAGAAAGCGCATCTTTTGATTCTATTATGTTTGTTGGTCCACCAGGAACAGGCAAAACAAGTATGGCAGAAGTGACAGGTAAACAAATGGACTGTCCTGTATACAAAATCCATGCTGCTGTTAGTGGTGCAGCTGATTTAAAGAAATTAGCTGAACAGGCAGTATATGAAAAAAATATAATAGTTTTTATAGATGAAATTCATAGATACAATAAATCTCAGCAAGATATTCTGTTAAAATTAATTGATGACAGAAAAATCAAACTGATAGGTGCTTCTGCAGAAAATCCGTATTTCAATTTAGTTCCTGCTTTGCGTTCAAGAAGTATTATGTTTAAATTTAAAGCTGTAAGTGATGAAGCATTTGAAAGGCTGTTTATTAAAGCCTGCAAACACATAAAAAGTATGCAAAATGTTTCTGAAATAGTAGAAAATGGAGCCTTAAAGCATATTATTTCTTTAGCTCAAGGAGATTGCAGAAGGTTTTTAAATCTTCTTGAAATATCTGCATTAACAGGAAACAGACAGGATAATACCCTTTATCTTTCTACAAAAGAAATGGAAAATATTATGCCTGTTAATCAATTTTCAGATGACGAATTTTATGATATTTTATCTGCTATGATAAAAAGTATCAGAGGCAGTGACCCAGATGCAGCATTATTATGGTGTTTTAAACTAATTAAAAATGGGGCAGCTCCTGAAGCAGTATTTAGAAGATTAATGATTTCTGCTTCAGAAGATGTAGGTAACGCTTTTCCAGATGGGCAGATTTTTGTTAGTGCCTGTTATAATTCTTTTATGAATGTGGGAGTTCCTGAAGGGTATATTATACTAGCTCATGCAGTTACTTTTCTTGCCTCATGTCCTAAAAGTAATAGAAGCTATAATGGGTATCATCAGGTTATGGATTATCTTAAAGACCATGACCCTGTTGTGCCAGAGAATATAAGGCAAAAACCAAAAGGGTATAAGTATCCTTTTGATTATGGTAATTTTATTAAACAACGCTATATAAGTGATAATCTTTTGTTTTATAAACCATCTAATTTTGGCTTTGAGCAGAAGATTAAAGAAAGATTACATAATCTGTGGAATAATTTTAAAGATTATGAATAA
- a CDS encoding glycosyltransferase family 2 protein: MSNIDILMASYNSEKYIESQINSILSQTYNNYHIYINDDISTDNTLNILQNYKKQYNNIFSIKQNNERLGIKENFSALMNKSNADYIMFSDHDDVWFNNKIEITYNEMTALEKKYSSSVPLLVFTDKQVTDINLNVINPSHNKSEKLNTKNISFSRLLMGNVVSGCTVMINKSLKKICGHINKNAIMHDYWLALTAASFGHISYIDKPTMYYRQHDNNTFGAKTYSMKYAFKKIKEGRKNMQQAVFNNIIQAESFLNQYENILNSNNKKILNEFINLKNKRNLYFINSVIKNSFYKSGFLRNTGLFFAFL; encoded by the coding sequence ATGAGTAATATTGATATTTTAATGGCTTCATATAACTCTGAAAAATATATAGAAAGCCAAATTAATTCTATTTTAAGCCAAACATACAATAATTATCATATATATATTAATGATGACATATCTACTGATAATACATTAAATATATTACAAAATTATAAAAAGCAATATAATAATATTTTTTCCATTAAACAAAATAATGAAAGACTTGGCATTAAAGAAAATTTTTCTGCTTTAATGAATAAATCTAATGCTGATTATATTATGTTTTCTGACCACGATGATGTTTGGTTTAATAATAAAATAGAAATAACATATAATGAAATGACTGCTCTTGAAAAAAAATATTCTTCATCTGTTCCTTTATTAGTATTTACAGACAAACAAGTTACAGATATTAATTTAAATGTAATAAATCCATCACATAATAAAAGTGAAAAACTTAATACAAAAAATATTTCTTTTAGCAGGCTTTTAATGGGAAATGTTGTTTCAGGCTGCACTGTTATGATAAATAAATCATTAAAAAAAATATGCGGTCATATTAATAAAAATGCAATTATGCATGATTACTGGCTTGCTTTAACTGCCGCTTCCTTTGGGCATATCAGTTATATAGATAAACCAACGATGTATTACAGACAGCATGATAATAACACTTTTGGTGCAAAAACATATTCAATGAAATATGCTTTTAAAAAAATAAAAGAAGGCAGAAAAAATATGCAGCAGGCTGTTTTTAACAATATTATTCAGGCAGAAAGTTTTTTAAACCAGTATGAAAACATATTAAACAGTAATAACAAAAAAATATTAAATGAATTTATCAACCTTAAAAATAAAAGAAACTTATATTTTATTAATAGTGTTATAAAAAATAGCTTTTATAAGTCTGGATTTTTAAGAAATACAGGTTTATTTTTTGCGTTTTTATAA
- a CDS encoding 7-carboxy-7-deazaguanine synthase QueE produces the protein MKINISEVFYSTQGEGKYIGTAQVFIRLSQCPFSCPYCDTDIQDKEYFKINNKQYNNPVSAEELSEIVLKEFGVGDNFHSYSITGGEPLIHYDFVKKLAYLLKNKSKAKLFLETSGLITKYFQELDNIFDIMSIDIKTHSEKVLKKLPVLLDVLSSLEHSDYYLKLLLPKENAKEIIDYTAQELNKYNIKNIIIQPVDSIIAKDTIDYLYNMYYSKNIEARIIPQTHKILAIP, from the coding sequence ATGAAAATTAATATATCAGAAGTATTTTATTCTACACAGGGTGAAGGAAAATATATTGGAACAGCTCAAGTTTTTATCAGGCTTTCACAATGTCCTTTTAGCTGTCCTTATTGTGATACTGATATACAGGATAAAGAGTATTTTAAAATAAATAATAAACAATATAATAATCCAGTATCTGCAGAAGAATTATCAGAAATTGTTTTAAAAGAATTTGGAGTGGGGGATAATTTTCACAGTTATTCTATTACTGGCGGCGAGCCGTTAATACATTATGACTTTGTAAAAAAGCTGGCATATCTTTTAAAAAACAAGTCAAAGGCAAAGCTATTTTTAGAAACAAGTGGATTAATCACAAAATATTTCCAAGAGCTTGATAATATTTTCGATATTATGAGTATTGATATAAAAACTCATTCTGAAAAAGTATTAAAAAAACTTCCTGTTTTATTAGATGTTTTAAGTAGTTTAGAACATAGTGATTATTATTTAAAACTGCTGCTTCCAAAAGAAAATGCAAAAGAAATTATAGATTATACAGCACAGGAGTTAAACAAATATAATATAAAAAATATTATTATTCAGCCTGTGGACAGCATAATAGCAAAAGATACTATTGATTACTTATATAATATGTATTATAGTAAAAATATAGAAGCAAGAATAATTCCTCAAACACATAAAATTCTTGCGATACCATAG
- the rny gene encoding ribonuclease Y, producing the protein MSYYIIVGLVCVLAGLAAGYLVAKKMKEEENKKLNNTAEDIISKAKKEGEEIIKEAKLESKEIIFKGRQDLEKEIKEKKKDISHIERKLEAREETLEKKMESALRKEEQLVKRDQEYDRRMKDIDVIKAKNEEIKQSLIKEVERVACMTGEEAKKMLIEQMVDEAKKDSARTIRELEEEAKNESEKRARSIISTAIQRCASEFTNDITVTLVNLPNDEMKGRIIGREGRNIRTFETITGVDIIVDDTPEAVILSSYDPFRRETAKLTLEKLITDGRIHPARIEELHQKSRQEMDKHILELGEETVFNLGIHNISHEILKLIGRLKYRTSYGQNVLGHSIEVATIAGIMAAELGLDPKIAKRAGLLHDIGKAIDYEAEGSHTTIGVEVAKKNKEDWRIINAIASHHGEEEFKCIEAILVQASDAISASRPGARREVLESYIKRLEQLEEVASSFEGVAKSFAIQAGREVRIIVEPDKVNDDGLVVLSKDISKKVEEELTYPGQIKVMVIRESRAIEYAK; encoded by the coding sequence ATGAGCTATTATATTATAGTTGGGCTTGTTTGTGTATTGGCAGGTCTTGCAGCTGGATATTTAGTTGCTAAAAAAATGAAAGAAGAAGAAAATAAAAAATTAAACAATACAGCAGAAGATATAATTTCAAAAGCTAAAAAAGAGGGCGAAGAAATTATAAAAGAAGCAAAATTGGAATCCAAAGAAATTATTTTTAAAGGACGACAGGATTTAGAAAAAGAAATAAAAGAAAAGAAAAAAGATATCAGCCATATTGAGCGTAAACTTGAAGCCAGAGAAGAAACCTTAGAAAAGAAAATGGAATCAGCTTTACGCAAAGAAGAACAGCTTGTTAAAAGAGATCAGGAATATGACAGGCGTATGAAAGATATTGATGTTATTAAAGCTAAAAATGAAGAAATTAAACAAAGTTTAATTAAAGAAGTAGAGCGTGTTGCCTGCATGACTGGCGAAGAAGCAAAAAAAATGCTTATAGAACAAATGGTTGACGAAGCTAAAAAAGATTCTGCAAGAACTATAAGAGAGTTAGAAGAAGAAGCGAAAAATGAATCTGAAAAAAGAGCAAGAAGTATAATTTCTACTGCTATTCAACGCTGTGCTTCTGAATTTACAAATGATATTACTGTTACATTAGTAAACCTGCCAAATGATGAAATGAAAGGTCGTATTATAGGCAGGGAAGGCAGAAATATTAGAACATTTGAAACTATTACTGGTGTTGATATTATTGTTGATGATACGCCAGAAGCCGTTATTTTATCAAGCTATGATCCATTTCGCAGAGAAACTGCTAAATTAACATTAGAAAAATTAATTACTGATGGCAGAATTCATCCTGCAAGAATTGAAGAACTGCACCAAAAAAGCAGGCAGGAAATGGATAAACATATTTTAGAACTTGGAGAAGAAACTGTATTTAACTTAGGTATTCACAATATAAGCCATGAAATATTAAAACTTATTGGCAGGTTAAAATACAGAACAAGTTATGGTCAAAATGTATTAGGTCATTCAATAGAAGTTGCAACTATTGCAGGTATTATGGCAGCAGAACTTGGACTTGATCCAAAAATTGCTAAAAGAGCAGGGCTGTTACACGATATTGGTAAAGCAATAGATTATGAAGCAGAAGGTTCGCATACAACAATTGGTGTGGAAGTAGCTAAGAAAAATAAAGAAGACTGGCGTATAATTAATGCTATTGCCAGCCACCATGGTGAAGAAGAATTTAAATGTATTGAAGCCATACTTGTTCAGGCAAGTGATGCTATATCTGCCTCACGCCCTGGTGCAAGACGAGAAGTATTAGAAAGCTATATTAAACGACTTGAACAGCTTGAAGAAGTTGCATCTTCTTTTGAAGGTGTTGCAAAATCATTTGCTATTCAGGCAGGAAGAGAAGTTAGAATTATTGTAGAGCCTGATAAAGTAAATGATGATGGATTAGTTGTTCTTTCCAAAGATATTTCTAAGAAAGTAGAAGAAGAATTAACTTATCCTGGGCAGATAAAAGTTATGGTTATCAGGGAATCTAGAGCTATAGAATATGCTAAATAG
- a CDS encoding cell division protein ZapA: MSSFELTILGQHLLLNVPEGKEQYYQDIANELSDMMNEFLKKSQLRSDVKAAVSVAYKLLLENKQLKETISYYENIDSKIDDLITKVNNN, encoded by the coding sequence ATGAGTTCTTTTGAATTAACAATATTAGGACAGCATTTGCTTCTTAATGTGCCAGAAGGAAAGGAGCAGTATTATCAAGATATTGCAAATGAGCTTTCTGATATGATGAATGAATTTTTAAAAAAATCTCAACTAAGGTCTGATGTTAAAGCAGCTGTTAGTGTTGCTTATAAATTGCTGCTTGAAAATAAGCAGTTAAAAGAAACTATATCTTATTATGAAAATATTGATAGTAAGATAGATGATTTAATTACAAAAGTGAATAATAACTAA
- a CDS encoding sigma-70 family RNA polymerase sigma factor, protein MEKKLNDNLNDNVSNLDDEILNLNIDHVTELNDNATEDAMQQYFKNISAYKPYTHEEEMELGYKIQQGDKEALKNLILANLKFVVSIANKYKNQDIPLLDLINQGNIGLLEAAKRYDPSKGTKFITYAVWWIKQAIIQAVNEQGSAVKMPVKHTAYLYKINSATEKLTKDLGKVPSIEEISKATDIPMEEIEEVLMASKSYLSLDNYIGNSEDKTFLDSIEDEDSNVEKVIIAKALKSSIDEIISSLDPRESEIIIKRYGFDGGQPQTLEELGESMGVSRERVRQLENRALEKLKKKALKKKLNDYLN, encoded by the coding sequence ATGGAAAAGAAATTAAATGATAATTTAAATGATAATGTATCTAACTTAGATGATGAAATATTAAATTTAAATATTGACCATGTAACAGAACTTAATGACAATGCAACAGAAGATGCTATGCAGCAGTATTTTAAAAATATTTCTGCATATAAACCATATACACATGAAGAAGAAATGGAGCTTGGATATAAAATACAACAGGGAGATAAAGAAGCATTAAAAAATCTTATTCTTGCTAATTTAAAATTTGTAGTATCCATTGCAAATAAATATAAAAATCAAGATATTCCTTTGCTTGATTTAATTAATCAAGGTAATATTGGTCTGTTAGAGGCAGCAAAACGATATGACCCATCAAAAGGCACAAAATTTATTACCTATGCTGTATGGTGGATTAAACAGGCAATAATTCAGGCTGTTAATGAGCAAGGCAGTGCTGTGAAAATGCCAGTTAAACATACTGCTTATCTTTATAAAATTAACTCTGCAACAGAAAAACTTACAAAAGACCTTGGAAAAGTTCCATCTATTGAAGAAATTTCTAAAGCTACAGATATTCCAATGGAAGAAATTGAAGAAGTATTAATGGCTTCTAAATCATATCTTTCTCTTGATAATTATATAGGCAATAGTGAAGATAAAACATTTCTTGACTCTATAGAAGATGAAGATTCTAATGTAGAAAAAGTTATTATTGCAAAAGCATTAAAATCATCAATTGATGAAATAATCTCAAGTCTTGACCCTCGTGAATCAGAAATTATTATTAAAAGATATGGGTTTGATGGCGGACAGCCTCAAACATTAGAAGAACTGGGTGAAAGTATGGGAGTGTCAAGAGAGCGTGTAAGACAGCTTGAAAACAGAGCATTAGAAAAGTTAAAAAAGAAAGCTCTCAAAAAAAAGTTAAATGACTATCTAAACTAA
- a CDS encoding cell division protein ZapB, with protein sequence MMIQDKLLILEEKLDKLLAEYNAVKQERDLLYEKNNSLLVHIGTIETENSLLKQNNEIVRKRIETMLAKLES encoded by the coding sequence ATGATGATACAAGATAAATTACTTATTCTTGAAGAAAAGCTTGATAAGCTGCTTGCAGAATATAATGCTGTTAAACAGGAAAGAGATTTATTGTATGAGAAGAATAATAGTTTATTAGTTCATATAGGTACTATTGAAACAGAAAACAGTCTTTTAAAACAAAATAATGAGATTGTTAGAAAGCGTATAGAAACTATGCTTGCGAAGTTGGAATCTTAG
- a CDS encoding 5-formyltetrahydrofolate cyclo-ligase, which translates to MNKQDIRNKIKVLRNNYDVNDLKTKSLKITNAFYKKYSCLNIFLLYYPIENEVNTIPLIDRLFVEGKEIYLPVVYDKYMIFKQFEGFDKLKAGKFGINEPAGKELDSLPDIMCIPGIAFDEKCNRIGYGGGYYDRYLAVENTIIKSAFAYEFQIIDKIKTENFDKAVDEIFTENRIIIRRV; encoded by the coding sequence ATGAATAAACAAGATATTCGTAATAAAATAAAAGTTTTAAGAAATAATTATGATGTTAATGATTTGAAAACTAAATCATTAAAGATAACTAATGCTTTTTATAAAAAGTATTCTTGTTTAAACATTTTCTTATTATATTATCCTATAGAAAATGAGGTAAATACTATTCCGCTTATAGACAGGCTTTTTGTTGAAGGTAAAGAAATATATTTGCCAGTAGTATATGATAAATATATGATATTTAAGCAGTTTGAAGGCTTTGATAAATTAAAGGCTGGTAAGTTTGGTATTAATGAGCCAGCAGGAAAGGAGCTTGATAGTTTGCCAGATATTATGTGTATTCCTGGTATAGCCTTTGATGAAAAATGTAATCGCATAGGATATGGTGGTGGTTATTACGACAGGTATTTAGCAGTAGAGAATACTATTATTAAATCAGCTTTTGCCTATGAATTTCAAATTATAGACAAAATTAAAACAGAAAACTTTGATAAAGCTGTAGATGAAATATTTACAGAAAATCGTATTATTATCAGGAGGGTGTAA